In Sparus aurata unplaced genomic scaffold, fSpaAur1.1, whole genome shotgun sequence, a single genomic region encodes these proteins:
- the LOC115577896 gene encoding uncharacterized protein LOC115577896 codes for MAQQLKLRVIVGDNDYRRLDLQSGMSETLTDLHNTIRQAFDIQADFRIQFIDPDFNNEFMNVMSVQDIQDRSTIKLVYMPKDVGVSPSSPMQSACSPSLSWSPVSSHSSLPSSSSTDSENTIILSHSDSELRAHAWPREFPIPRFQYDVELQLQRGNESFRETGSLLKITPGLKSNILEKLAENIFQYTAYPQNYQMDEVAGALVKKFPCLKEQSATGYYGWMICLKYKMANYRTKMRNIGCPEVTINALKNKSGDDCRPAKNVKKPKKAEVNYCPSNPAGETDESLENVRVELLNETRRRRDNGPCLREKMSRTFSYRRREVVQGNLGAEEIKTRWPALFRNDEIHAEFQRITTISLETTFMAQLDSHLAQLTSVFLKKGGVSGQKLAKHLVILQEPTSDVNLKRAAVLKALCIYLGEDDGHLIREYMDIQGDDIHRDIQTHSMGIFVINKEGEEAGHYDDIGIFVEGVVILDNIGSIARACAMMLGVIYALNLAYPKELRYYYEYIQKVLFRMDGEKLSPRILGLKNKTAAVQ; via the exons ATGGCACAGCAACTTAAGTTGAGAGTCATTGTGGGCGACAATGACTATAGAAGACTTGATCTCCAATCGGGAATGTCAGAAACTTTGACAGACCTCCACAATACAATTCGTCAAGCATTTGATATTCAAGCAGACTTTCGTATTCAGTTCATTGATCCTGACTTCAACAATGAATTCATGAATGTTATGTCAGTACAAGACATACAGGACAGAAGTACAATCAAGTTGGTGTACATGCCAAAGGATGTAGGAGTGAGTCCATCTTCTCCAATGCAGAGTGCTTGCAGCCCTTCCTTATCTTGGTCACCAGTAAGCAGCCACTCCTCATTGCCCTCGTCATCCTCAACCGATTCTGAGAACACCATCATTCTGTCACATTCAGACAGTGAACTGAGAGCACACGCATGGCCACGTGAATTCCCCATTCCTCGCTTTCAGTACGATGTAGAGTTGCAGCTTCAACGTGGAAATGAGAGCTTCAGAGAAACGGGCTCTCTACTGAAGATCACTCCAGGGCTGAAGTCCAACATCTTGGAAAAGCTAGCCGAGAACATTTTCCAGTATACTGCATATCCACAAAATTACCAAATGGATGAAGTAGCAGGGGCACTCGTCAAAAAATTTCCCTGTTTGAAAGAGCAATCTGCAACTGGTTATTATGGCTGGATGATTTGCCTGAAGTATAAAATGGCTAATTACAGGACAAAGATGCGAAACATTGGTTGTCCAGAAGTGACTATAAATGCTTTGAAAAACAAGTCGGGGGATGACTGCCGCCCAgccaaaaatgtaaagaaacctAAAAAGGCTGAAGTCAACTATTGTCCTTCAAACCCTGCTGGTGAAACGGATGAAAGTCTTGAAAATGTGAGGGTTGAACTGTTGAATGAAACAAGAAGACGAAGAGACAATGGACCATGTTTAAGAGAGAAGATGTCGAGAACATTCTCCTACAGAAGAAGAGAGGTGGTGCAGGGAAATCTAGGTGCCGAAGAGATTAAAACCAGGTGGCCTGCACTTTTCCGTAATGATGAG ATACATGCTGAATTCCAGCGCATAACAACAATCTCTCTTGAAACGACCTTCATGGCGCAGTTGGACAGCCATTTAGCCCAACTGACATCAGTTTTCCTGAAGAAGGGAGGTGTTTCTGGCCAAAAACTAGCCAAACACCTGGTGATATTGCAAGAG CCTACAAGTGATGTCAATCTAAAAAGGGCAGCAGTCCTCAAGGCACTTTGCATCTATCTTGGTGAGGATGATGGACATCTCATTCGGGAGTATATG GACATCCAAGGAGATGATATCCACAGAGACATACAGACACACTCCATGGGCATCTTTGTCATCAACAAGGAAGGTGAAGAAGCTGGACATTATGATGATATTGGCATTTTTGTTGAGGGAGTCGTCATTCTGGACAATATCGGATCTATAGCCCGAGCTTGTGCAATGATGCTGGGAGTCATCTATGCGCTGAACTTGGCTTACCCCAAAGAGCTGAGATACTATTATGAATATATTCAGAAAGTGCTCTTCAGAATGGATGGTGAAAAGCTTTCCCCCAGAATCCTTGGACTAAAAAACAAGACTGCGGCTGTACAGTag